The following proteins come from a genomic window of Bacteroidales bacterium:
- a CDS encoding molybdopterin-dependent oxidoreductase has protein sequence MNSDKRYNDRLFKNMGNPFDMDRRDFMKRIGTGLVVAFSVGRTPLKAGLPQDGDPGFNAYLRIGEDGKVTLYTGKIEMGQGPITSLPMELADELDVRLEDVDILMGDTDLCPWDEGTYGSLSTRVFGQVMRAAAAKARAILLKMAAGELSLETSQLEVRDGIVRSRDNHNKRISYAELTKGKKILETEIGDVAMKKASEFRIMGNARLRVDSVEKVTGEAKYAGDIQLPGMLSARILRPPSLGARLLAVDTSEAEAMEGLTVVKDGDFVAVLHPSRHMAGKAIETIKAEWEEEEVELNHDSLFDHILEIATESRVLASKGQLSQGKSDAVQHIESSFLDPYIAHSPIENHTATALMENGKMKVWASCQTPYPTRDDIAETVGMDPGDVQLLPIFVGGGFGGKIYNPQATEVARLVKLTGKPVQLVFSREEEFMYDRLRPAAVVKINAGLNEAGRISYWDLTVHQGGGREAEHFYDIPHSRTRTKSAPRGTMGHPFFTGAWRAPSVNTNTFARESQMDILAAASGVDPVEFRLRHLEHDPRMANVLKTGAERFGWTPAKGPSGRGYGFALGIDVGTYVVVFVEVEVDRTTGYVQVKRAVSCQDMGMIVNPQGATIQAEGCMLMGLGYALREEIQFEGRKMLSRNYDSYSITQFNMAPELEVVLMDSPHEVPHGGGEPPVVCMGGAVANAVFDATGARVFRQPLTPERVKQAIDSI, from the coding sequence ATGAACAGCGATAAAAGATACAACGACAGGCTTTTTAAAAATATGGGCAATCCCTTTGACATGGACCGCAGGGACTTCATGAAGCGGATCGGGACCGGACTCGTCGTCGCATTTTCGGTGGGGAGAACTCCTTTGAAAGCCGGCCTGCCCCAGGACGGCGATCCGGGTTTTAACGCTTATCTGCGCATTGGTGAGGACGGAAAGGTGACCCTTTATACCGGAAAGATCGAAATGGGACAGGGACCTATTACCTCCCTTCCTATGGAACTGGCCGATGAACTGGACGTCCGGCTGGAAGATGTGGACATCCTCATGGGAGACACCGACCTCTGTCCCTGGGACGAGGGTACCTACGGCTCGCTGTCGACCCGTGTTTTCGGACAGGTCATGCGTGCTGCAGCGGCCAAAGCCAGAGCCATCCTGCTGAAAATGGCAGCCGGGGAACTCTCCCTGGAAACAAGTCAGCTGGAGGTGCGCGACGGCATCGTCCGTTCGCGCGACAACCATAACAAAAGGATCAGCTATGCCGAGTTGACCAAAGGCAAAAAAATCCTGGAAACCGAAATCGGGGATGTAGCCATGAAAAAAGCATCGGAATTCAGGATCATGGGGAACGCCCGTTTACGGGTGGATTCTGTGGAGAAGGTGACTGGTGAGGCCAAATATGCGGGGGATATCCAGCTCCCGGGCATGCTGTCGGCGAGGATCCTTCGTCCACCCTCACTGGGTGCCCGGCTGCTGGCTGTGGATACCTCCGAAGCAGAAGCCATGGAAGGCCTTACCGTGGTTAAAGACGGGGATTTCGTGGCTGTTCTGCATCCCTCCCGGCATATGGCAGGCAAGGCCATCGAAACCATAAAGGCGGAATGGGAAGAAGAAGAAGTTGAGCTGAACCATGACTCGCTTTTCGATCACATCCTGGAAATCGCCACAGAGAGCCGCGTACTTGCATCCAAGGGTCAACTTTCCCAGGGAAAGTCGGACGCTGTTCAGCATATTGAAAGCAGCTTCCTGGACCCCTATATTGCTCACTCACCTATTGAAAACCATACGGCCACAGCCCTTATGGAGAACGGCAAAATGAAGGTATGGGCTTCCTGCCAGACTCCTTATCCTACCCGCGACGATATCGCAGAAACAGTGGGCATGGATCCCGGGGATGTGCAATTGCTTCCTATTTTTGTAGGAGGTGGTTTCGGCGGAAAAATCTACAACCCCCAGGCTACGGAAGTGGCTCGTCTGGTAAAACTCACCGGGAAGCCTGTCCAGCTGGTCTTCAGCCGCGAAGAGGAATTCATGTACGACCGCCTGCGTCCCGCGGCCGTGGTGAAGATAAACGCCGGGCTGAATGAGGCCGGACGGATCAGCTACTGGGATTTAACGGTTCATCAGGGAGGGGGACGTGAAGCAGAACATTTTTATGACATCCCCCACTCCAGGACCAGGACCAAAAGTGCTCCCCGCGGAACCATGGGACATCCTTTCTTTACAGGAGCCTGGAGAGCCCCCAGTGTAAACACCAATACCTTCGCCAGGGAATCACAGATGGACATCCTGGCCGCAGCTTCTGGCGTGGATCCCGTAGAGTTCAGGCTACGCCACCTCGAACACGACCCCCGGATGGCTAATGTGCTTAAGACCGGCGCGGAACGTTTTGGCTGGACCCCTGCCAAAGGTCCCAGCGGCAGAGGTTATGGCTTCGCATTGGGAATAGATGTGGGAACCTACGTGGTGGTTTTCGTGGAAGTTGAAGTGGACAGGACTACCGGATATGTACAGGTGAAAAGGGCCGTAAGCTGTCAGGACATGGGTATGATAGTCAACCCGCAGGGAGCCACCATCCAGGCAGAAGGCTGCATGTTAATGGGACTGGGTTATGCCCTCAGGGAGGAAATACAATTCGAAGGCCGGAAAATGCTTAGCAGGAATTATGACTCCTACAGCATTACTCAGTTTAATATGGCTCCCGAACTGGAGGTGGTCCTGATGGATTCACCGCATGAAGTTCCCCACGGAGGAGGCGAACCCCCTGTCGTATGTATGGGAGGCGCCGTTGCCAATGCGGTGTTCGATGCGACGGGGGCCAGGGTGTTCCGCCAGCCTTTGACCCCGGAACGTGTGAAGCAGGCCATCGACTCCATCTGA
- a CDS encoding molybdopterin-binding protein: protein MKQMITITSVNQSGSKGKAKKPVPEVLINQEGIVGDAHAGPWHRQVSLLASESIRKYESNTGSRVPDGGFGENITTSGFALHHARPLDRFLHGEVVLELTQVGKKCHGKGCAIYKDTGECIMPDEGIFCRVLHGGRLKAGDRLEYVPRTFSLKVITLSDRASGGFYSDRSGPLILQEIEHWFEEKKLKHAASTVILPDSREAFSGELGRAIGENTDLIFTSGSTGLGSRDMAPDVAMQHLERQIPGIMELIRVKYGMVNPNASLSRSIAGTAGKSLIFVLPGSTRAIKEYMEEILKSLWHLILMVNDIDSH from the coding sequence ATGAAACAAATGATCACCATCACCTCGGTGAACCAATCCGGCAGCAAGGGGAAGGCCAAAAAACCGGTTCCTGAAGTCCTGATCAACCAGGAGGGTATTGTCGGAGATGCCCACGCTGGTCCATGGCATCGTCAGGTCAGTCTCCTGGCTTCCGAGAGTATCCGGAAATATGAAAGCAATACCGGATCGCGTGTTCCCGACGGGGGATTCGGAGAAAATATCACCACCTCAGGCTTCGCTCTTCATCACGCCCGTCCGCTGGATCGTTTTCTGCACGGGGAAGTGGTCCTTGAGCTCACCCAGGTCGGTAAAAAATGCCACGGGAAGGGTTGTGCCATATACAAGGATACCGGGGAATGCATCATGCCTGACGAGGGAATATTCTGCCGGGTACTTCACGGAGGCAGGCTGAAAGCAGGGGACCGGCTTGAATATGTTCCCAGGACCTTCAGCCTGAAAGTGATCACACTCAGTGACCGGGCTTCAGGCGGATTCTATTCCGACCGGAGCGGACCCCTGATCCTTCAGGAGATCGAACACTGGTTCGAAGAGAAAAAACTGAAGCACGCGGCCAGCACGGTGATCCTTCCGGACAGCCGGGAAGCCTTTTCAGGTGAACTTGGAAGAGCCATCGGGGAAAACACGGACCTGATATTTACAAGCGGCAGTACCGGGCTGGGTTCCCGGGATATGGCCCCCGATGTAGCCATGCAGCACCTGGAAAGGCAGATCCCGGGGATCATGGAGCTGATCCGGGTGAAATACGGCATGGTCAACCCCAATGCTTCCCTGAGCCGTTCCATCGCGGGAACGGCAGGGAAATCGCTGATCTTCGTACTTCCCGGTTCCACACGCGCCATCAAAGAATATATGGAAGAGATCCTGAAAAGTCTCTGGCACCTTATCCTGATGGTCAATGATATCGACAGCCACTGA
- a CDS encoding radical SAM protein produces MYDSFNREITYLRISVTDRCNLACRYCMPEQLTVAAHGSRILDFNEITHIVRTLAPLGISKIRLTGGEPLVRKGLDELVGMISKVEGIREITMTTNGHLLARMASKLALAGLDRVNISLDTLDPQRYRKITRGGDIRQVKKGIDAALKAGLDPVKINCVITPDTSPEEIENLKKFCGSKDLGLRFIRQMNLGSGKFWKVEGGDGGHCPLCSRIRLTADGRFIPCLFSEKEFDITELGIGGAFRMAIQQKPERGRVNSRSTFYEIGG; encoded by the coding sequence ATGTACGACTCATTTAACAGGGAAATTACTTATCTGCGCATCTCGGTAACCGACCGGTGTAATCTGGCCTGCAGGTACTGCATGCCGGAACAGCTGACAGTTGCTGCGCATGGAAGCAGAATCCTGGACTTCAATGAGATCACGCATATTGTAAGGACCCTGGCTCCCCTGGGTATTTCAAAGATCCGGCTTACCGGGGGCGAACCCCTGGTCAGAAAAGGACTGGATGAACTGGTAGGCATGATCTCAAAAGTGGAAGGAATCCGGGAGATTACCATGACCACCAATGGCCACTTACTTGCCAGAATGGCCTCAAAGCTTGCTCTGGCGGGTCTGGACCGGGTCAATATCAGCCTGGATACACTGGACCCGCAACGATACCGGAAGATCACAAGGGGGGGCGATATCCGCCAGGTGAAGAAAGGAATAGATGCCGCCCTAAAAGCCGGGTTGGATCCGGTGAAGATTAATTGTGTGATTACTCCGGACACCTCCCCTGAGGAGATTGAGAACCTGAAAAAATTCTGCGGCTCAAAGGACCTGGGACTAAGGTTTATCCGGCAGATGAACCTGGGATCGGGCAAATTCTGGAAAGTGGAAGGTGGCGACGGGGGTCATTGTCCCCTTTGCAGCCGGATCCGGCTCACTGCCGACGGCCGGTTTATTCCCTGCCTGTTCAGTGAAAAGGAATTCGATATCACAGAACTCGGGATCGGGGGGGCCTTCCGTATGGCTATTCAGCAAAAACCAGAGAGGGGCCGGGTAAACTCCAGGAGCACTTTTTATGAAATAGGCGGATAA
- a CDS encoding nitrophenyl compound nitroreductase subunit ArsF family protein — MRRVIVVFMWIVLLAVHACRSGNGKDTGTFIPDADYVQIVLFHLAQRCESCTAVEQETRFVLEEEYREDIESGRVRFITLNFQTENGKNTARLLQASGQTLFVVKGGRAEDLTSAAFMYASTHPEYYRKALRETLDKFLE, encoded by the coding sequence ATGAGAAGAGTAATTGTTGTATTCATGTGGATCGTCCTGCTGGCAGTGCACGCATGCAGGAGCGGGAATGGAAAGGATACTGGCACCTTTATACCTGATGCTGATTATGTGCAGATTGTGCTGTTCCACCTGGCGCAACGTTGTGAATCCTGCACTGCGGTGGAGCAGGAGACCAGGTTCGTGCTCGAAGAAGAATACAGGGAGGATATCGAGTCGGGAAGGGTAAGGTTCATCACCCTGAATTTCCAGACCGAAAACGGAAAGAATACGGCCAGGCTTTTACAGGCCTCAGGCCAAACCCTTTTTGTGGTGAAAGGAGGCCGCGCGGAAGATCTTACCAGCGCTGCCTTCATGTATGCCAGCACCCATCCTGAATACTACCGGAAAGCCCTCAGAGAAACACTCGATAAATTCCTGGAGTGA
- the moaC gene encoding cyclic pyranopterin monophosphate synthase MoaC: protein MNVKEEQKRHLSHMDKQGDARMVDVGGKQILHRTARASGLICLAAETIEAIRDDQLKKGNVLAVARIAGIQAAKATPDLIPLCHILPLDSVCIDFEFRDEGILASCEVSCQARTGVEMEALTGVSVALLTVYDMCKAIDGEMVLDQIRLIHKEKEEPTA from the coding sequence ATGAATGTTAAGGAGGAGCAAAAGAGGCATCTGAGCCACATGGACAAACAGGGCGATGCCCGCATGGTAGATGTGGGTGGCAAGCAGATTTTGCACCGAACCGCCCGGGCATCCGGCCTGATCTGCCTGGCTGCGGAAACCATAGAGGCCATCAGGGATGACCAGCTGAAAAAGGGAAATGTACTGGCTGTTGCCAGGATCGCGGGCATTCAGGCTGCAAAAGCAACCCCGGACCTAATTCCCCTCTGCCACATCCTTCCGCTTGATTCTGTCTGCATCGACTTTGAATTCAGGGATGAGGGAATCCTTGCCAGCTGTGAAGTAAGTTGCCAGGCCCGTACCGGGGTTGAAATGGAAGCGCTGACCGGAGTATCGGTGGCGCTGTTAACAGTATACGACATGTGCAAAGCCATAGACGGGGAGATGGTCCTGGATCAGATCAGGCTGATTCATAAAGAGAAGGAGGAGCCCACCGCATGA
- a CDS encoding sulfite exporter TauE/SafE family protein has product MQLEVLFILAICLVAFLYSSVGHGGASGYLAFMALFGIEVALMKPSALILNLFVSSIAFISFYRAGHFRARLLIPFVVTSIPMAFLGASLELPPELYKKILGVCLFLAALRIVIRTGEDGDRKQLSIPIALAAGALIGFFSGMIGIGGGIILSPLLLLTRWGGMKETAAASAAFIFLNSLAGLSGHILAGMEVSPKIALWIVAVMAGGLLGSWTGGFRLTAMQLKYLITTVLLIASLKLFII; this is encoded by the coding sequence ATGCAGCTGGAGGTCCTGTTCATCCTGGCGATCTGCCTGGTCGCCTTCCTGTATTCATCGGTGGGCCATGGCGGAGCCAGCGGATACCTGGCCTTCATGGCTTTGTTCGGGATTGAAGTGGCTCTGATGAAGCCCTCGGCCCTGATCCTGAATCTTTTTGTCTCTTCCATCGCCTTTATCTCATTTTACAGGGCAGGGCACTTCCGGGCACGGCTCCTTATACCCTTCGTGGTCACCTCCATCCCCATGGCCTTCCTGGGTGCCAGCCTGGAGCTTCCACCTGAGCTGTATAAAAAGATCCTGGGGGTCTGCCTATTCCTGGCTGCCCTGAGGATCGTGATCCGAACAGGAGAGGATGGCGATCGTAAACAGCTGTCTATTCCCATAGCCCTGGCAGCCGGAGCCTTGATTGGCTTCTTCTCCGGGATGATCGGGATCGGGGGAGGGATCATTCTCAGTCCCCTCTTGCTGCTTACCCGCTGGGGAGGTATGAAGGAGACTGCGGCTGCCTCGGCTGCCTTTATTTTCCTGAACTCCCTGGCCGGACTGAGCGGTCACATCCTGGCCGGAATGGAGGTCTCACCCAAAATTGCGCTCTGGATCGTGGCGGTGATGGCGGGAGGACTGCTGGGATCCTGGACAGGCGGATTCAGACTGACGGCCATGCAACTCAAATACCTGATTACCACAGTTTTGCTAATTGCCAGCCTCAAGCTTTTTATTATTTAA
- a CDS encoding molybdopterin molybdotransferase MoeA, which translates to MIQLEKALARAGIYPVRTGSETLPLEDTPGRVLAEDIFADRDIPPFPRSTMDGYACRRKDLPGPLVVLETIEAGKLPVHDIGRGRCSKIMTGAMVPSGADCVIMKEDVETGTDGRILFTAVETEAHIDSRGQDLKKGELLLPQGCCLTPGHLGIIASAGKTRIKVARALKVGILATGSELIEAGQHPEGAQIRNSNSYQLAAQIRRAGHLPYAMGIVEDRFESIAERITMALEGTDLLLLTGGASVGELDLVPGVLKELGFRLEFDRVAMQPGKPVSFAHRENKRCFGLSGNPVSSFVQFELLVRPYLEICAGMLPVNKRILVTLEKEYRRKQADRQFFLPVTFTGGGACEAVEYHGSGHLHALEKATGFAEIPAGQKIVNKGDKVHVRLI; encoded by the coding sequence ATGATTCAATTGGAGAAGGCACTGGCACGGGCGGGAATATATCCGGTCCGGACAGGAAGCGAAACGCTTCCCCTGGAGGATACGCCTGGCCGGGTGCTTGCAGAGGATATTTTCGCGGACAGAGATATCCCTCCCTTTCCAAGGTCCACCATGGACGGGTACGCTTGCAGACGCAAGGATCTGCCGGGCCCCCTGGTAGTCCTGGAGACCATTGAAGCAGGGAAATTACCGGTACACGATATTGGCAGGGGCCGGTGCTCCAAAATCATGACCGGAGCCATGGTCCCCTCAGGAGCCGATTGTGTGATCATGAAGGAAGATGTGGAGACCGGGACGGATGGCCGGATCTTATTTACCGCGGTTGAAACCGAAGCGCATATAGATTCCAGGGGACAGGATCTGAAGAAAGGTGAGCTGCTTCTCCCCCAAGGATGCTGTTTAACTCCCGGGCATCTGGGGATCATTGCATCTGCGGGTAAGACCCGAATAAAGGTGGCCCGGGCCCTTAAGGTGGGCATCCTGGCCACCGGAAGCGAACTTATCGAAGCCGGCCAGCATCCTGAAGGGGCGCAGATACGAAATTCCAATTCTTACCAGCTGGCTGCCCAGATTCGTCGTGCAGGCCACCTGCCTTACGCTATGGGGATTGTGGAGGACCGCTTCGAAAGCATTGCGGAACGGATCACCATGGCCCTGGAAGGGACCGACTTGCTGCTTTTAACCGGAGGGGCCTCCGTGGGAGAACTCGACCTGGTCCCCGGTGTATTGAAAGAACTGGGGTTCCGCCTGGAATTCGACCGGGTGGCCATGCAACCCGGAAAACCTGTCTCCTTCGCTCACCGGGAAAACAAGCGATGTTTCGGGCTGTCGGGAAACCCCGTTTCCAGTTTTGTGCAGTTCGAATTGCTGGTCAGGCCTTACCTGGAGATCTGCGCAGGGATGCTTCCGGTTAATAAAAGGATCCTGGTCACCCTGGAGAAGGAATACCGGAGGAAACAGGCCGACAGGCAGTTCTTCCTGCCCGTTACTTTCACCGGCGGGGGGGCCTGTGAAGCGGTTGAATACCACGGTTCCGGCCACCTTCATGCCCTGGAGAAGGCTACGGGTTTTGCCGAGATCCCTGCCGGGCAAAAAATAGTAAATAAAGGAGATAAGGTGCATGTACGACTCATTTAA
- a CDS encoding aromatic aminobenezylarsenical efflux permease ArsG family transporter, with product MQTFLTELYASAPGPLISALLLGLLIALAPCPMTINITAMGYIGKDITRPRKVFSNGVFYALGTVSAYTGLALILYLGADQFRISTIFQQYSEYFIGPLLLLIGLYMLGLFRMNLPGISRLTQRFQNRTAFRAWDSFLVGLVFALAFCPYSGMLYFAMLIPLIITTASPWLSLPFSLAAGIPVVIFAWLLAFTVSGVGRAFNRLKSFELWFRRVLALVFIGIGSYYIIQLIS from the coding sequence ATGCAGACCTTCCTGACAGAACTCTATGCCAGTGCCCCGGGTCCGCTGATCTCAGCTTTATTACTGGGTTTGCTTATTGCCCTGGCTCCCTGCCCCATGACCATCAATATTACTGCAATGGGCTATATAGGGAAGGACATCACCCGGCCCCGCAAGGTATTTTCAAATGGAGTGTTTTATGCCCTGGGAACTGTTTCAGCCTATACCGGTCTGGCTTTGATTCTTTATCTGGGAGCGGACCAATTCAGAATTTCAACAATTTTCCAGCAATACTCTGAGTATTTCATTGGTCCCCTCTTGTTGCTCATCGGATTGTATATGCTGGGATTATTCCGGATGAATCTCCCCGGAATCAGCCGCCTCACCCAGAGATTTCAAAACCGGACCGCTTTCCGGGCCTGGGATTCATTTCTGGTGGGACTGGTCTTCGCCCTGGCTTTTTGTCCCTACAGCGGTATGCTCTATTTCGCCATGCTGATACCTCTGATTATCACCACCGCTTCGCCCTGGCTAAGCCTGCCTTTTTCCCTGGCAGCCGGCATCCCCGTGGTGATCTTTGCCTGGCTGCTGGCGTTTACGGTTTCCGGTGTCGGAAGGGCATTTAACAGGCTGAAATCTTTTGAATTATGGTTCAGAAGGGTGTTGGCGCTTGTCTTTATCGGCATTGGATCCTACTACATCATTCAGTTGATCTCGTAG